One window of Pyxicephalus adspersus chromosome 4, UCB_Pads_2.0, whole genome shotgun sequence genomic DNA carries:
- the LOC140329669 gene encoding putative nuclease HARBI1, whose translation MEAFGPVMLYLLQVQENEKNEKPQPKPKKNLRPPPVEKPRPKPKRPPAPKPQVLGIRRPRIFRERTGMEGLTDEEVLERFRLTKSTIIDLYELIRSDIDPLTQRSHAIPGIVKLLNCLHFFSSGSFQTKASAIGGVSQSTFSRFLVPVIQALKKHVHTFISFPKDKAGWQKLKSDFYEVAGVPHVMGALDCMHIAVSAPHEREEIYRNKEGYHSVNVQMIVDSNCKILSLFSAFPGSSQNSSILRQSSVYEGFENGRLSGGWLLGKSVVQMKPLFSLQSPHSVRGRGTN comes from the coding sequence ATGGAGGCCTTTGGGCCAGTCATGCTGTACTTACTCCAAGTCCAGGAGAACGAAAAGAATGAAAAACCTCAGCCGAAACCGAAGAAGAACCTTAGGCCTCCGCCTGTAGAAAAACCTCGGCCTAAGCCAAAGCGCCCCCCAGCACCAAAGCCGCAGGTGCTGGGTATCAGACGGCCTCGGATATTCAGAGAGCGCACAGGGATGGAAGGACTGACCGACGAGGAAGTCTTGGAAAGGTTCCGACTCACCAAAAGCACCATTATAGACTTGTATGAGTTAATAAGATCTGACATTGACCCGCTGACTCAGAGAAGTCATGCCATCCCCGGCATCGTGAAACTGTTAAACTGTCTGCACTTCTTCTCTTCCGGATCGTTTCAAACCAAAGCATCGGCCATTGGCGGCGTCTCACAATCCACATTCTCTCGGTTCCTGGTGCCGGTTATTCAGGCCTTGAAGAAACACGTTCACACCTTTATCAGCTTTCCCAAAGACAAGGCTGGCTGGCAGAAACTGAAAAGTGACTTCTATGAAGTGGCCGGGGTCCCACACGTTATGGGGGCTCTGGATTGTATGCACATTGCTGTGTCGGCTCCTCACGAGAGAGAGGAAATCTACAGGAATAAGGAGGGTTACCATTCGGTCAACGTGCAGATGATTGTGGACAGCAACTGCAAAATTCTCAGCCTCTTCTCTGCCTTTCCTGGGAGTTCCCAGAATTCCTCCATCCTGAGACAGTCCTCGGTGTACGAGGGGTTTGAGAATGGCAGGCTTAGTGGTGGCTGGCTATTGGGTAAGTCTGTGGTGCAAATGAAACCTCTGTTTTCCCTACAATCACCCCATAGTGTGAGGGGCAGAGGCACAAATTAA